From the Halalkalicoccus sp. NIPERK01 genome, one window contains:
- a CDS encoding replication factor A (Replication protein A protects and stabilize the intermediate ssDNA that is generated by the unwinding action of a DNA helicase at the replication fork. In addition, SSBs prevent the formation of secondary structures by single-stranded template DNA.) produces MTDLRQHAESIADQFSEHLDISTEEVESRLETLVSEYKIPAEEARRSVTNHYLDEAGLDRDALGGGSNSEVQLAEIDAAEQWVDLTAKVVDLWEPRSDSIAQVGLLGDPSGTLKFTKWAKSDLPELEEGGVYRLENVVTDEYQGRYSVKLNRTTGITELDEELEVGNDESEIEGALVDVQSGSGLIKRCPEEGCTRVLQNGRCSEHGEVEGEFDLRIKGVIDDGREVQEVIFDQEATEEVAGITLEEAKQMAMDALDTTVVADEIRSQLLGRYYRITGPTFGRYVLADAVEELGGPTDPEETLIKARSI; encoded by the coding sequence ATGACAGACCTGCGACAGCACGCGGAAAGCATAGCGGACCAGTTCTCAGAGCACCTCGACATCAGTACCGAGGAGGTCGAGTCCCGACTCGAAACGCTCGTGAGCGAGTACAAGATCCCGGCCGAGGAGGCACGACGAAGCGTCACGAACCACTACCTCGACGAGGCGGGATTGGATCGGGACGCGCTGGGCGGCGGTTCGAACAGCGAGGTCCAGCTCGCGGAGATCGACGCGGCCGAGCAGTGGGTCGACCTCACGGCGAAGGTCGTCGACCTCTGGGAGCCCCGAAGCGACTCCATCGCGCAGGTGGGCTTGCTCGGCGATCCCTCCGGCACGCTGAAGTTCACCAAGTGGGCGAAGTCCGACCTGCCCGAACTCGAGGAGGGCGGCGTCTACCGGCTGGAGAACGTCGTCACCGACGAGTACCAGGGCCGATACTCGGTCAAGCTCAACCGCACGACCGGGATCACCGAACTCGACGAGGAGCTCGAGGTCGGCAACGACGAGAGCGAGATCGAAGGCGCGCTCGTCGACGTCCAGTCGGGATCGGGGCTGATCAAGCGCTGCCCCGAGGAGGGCTGTACCCGCGTCCTCCAGAACGGCCGGTGTTCCGAACACGGCGAGGTCGAAGGCGAGTTCGACCTCCGGATCAAGGGCGTCATCGACGACGGCCGTGAGGTCCAAGAGGTGATCTTCGACCAGGAGGCGACCGAGGAGGTCGCCGGGATCACCCTCGAGGAGGCCAAACAGATGGCGATGGACGCGCTCGATACGACGGTCGTCGCCGACGAAATCCGTTCACAACTACTTGGGCGGTACTACCGGATCACCGGGCCGACGTTCGGCCGCTACGTGCTGGCCGACGCGGTCGAGGAACTCGGCGGACCGACGGATCCCGAGGAGACGCTGATCAAAGCGAGGTCGATCTGA
- a CDS encoding RPA family protein yields MSQAPTRELAQRVFASEFNDAGYTFKESDDERAPLYALLPTGARANRVFIVGTLTEKSDVGEDSEYWQGRIVDPTGTFFVYAGQYQPEAASFLREVEPPAYVAVVGKPRTYETDDGDVNVSVRPESITEVDTGTRDRWVVETAQRTIERIEAFDDEANEYAAMAREEYDLSVEDYRRDLLSALESVEEGEDEETAETTA; encoded by the coding sequence ATGAGCCAAGCACCCACCCGCGAACTCGCCCAGCGCGTCTTCGCCAGCGAGTTCAACGACGCCGGCTACACGTTCAAGGAGAGCGACGACGAGCGCGCGCCGCTGTACGCGCTGCTCCCGACGGGCGCGCGCGCCAACCGCGTGTTCATCGTCGGCACCCTCACCGAGAAGAGCGACGTCGGCGAGGACAGCGAGTACTGGCAGGGTCGGATCGTCGACCCCACGGGAACGTTCTTCGTCTACGCCGGCCAGTACCAACCCGAGGCCGCGAGCTTCCTGCGAGAGGTCGAGCCGCCGGCGTACGTCGCCGTCGTCGGCAAACCCCGGACCTACGAGACCGACGACGGCGACGTCAACGTCTCGGTCCGGCCCGAGTCGATCACGGAGGTCGACACCGGAACGCGGGATCGCTGGGTCGTCGAGACCGCCCAGCGGACCATCGAGCGCATCGAGGCGTTCGACGACGAGGCCAACGAGTATGCGGCGATGGCCCGCGAGGAGTACGACCTGTCGGTCGAGGACTACCGCCGTGACCTGCTCTCGGCGCTCGAAAGCGTCGAGGAAGGCGAGGACGAAGAGACGGCGGAGACGACGGCCTGA
- a CDS encoding ribbon-helix-helix protein, CopG family, whose translation MGNKNKTISFRVNENAFETLREIAEERDISLSAVFRDYVDTLVAHDGQVRVVPEGDADGEATGEFPPKVEVPKSFVREHERLELEAEHLREQLDEHKRYITQLRQELDDEEEIEEVVHLEELDRENGKAEDPYRLG comes from the coding sequence ATGGGCAACAAGAACAAGACGATCTCCTTTCGCGTCAACGAGAACGCCTTCGAGACCCTCCGGGAGATCGCGGAGGAGCGCGACATCTCGCTGTCGGCAGTGTTTCGCGATTACGTCGATACGCTGGTTGCCCACGACGGCCAGGTGCGGGTGGTCCCCGAAGGCGACGCCGACGGGGAGGCGACGGGAGAGTTCCCGCCGAAGGTGGAGGTGCCGAAGAGCTTCGTCCGCGAGCACGAACGCCTCGAACTCGAGGCCGAACACCTCCGTGAACAGCTCGACGAGCACAAACGCTACATCACGCAGCTTCGCCAGGAACTCGACGACGAGGAGGAGATCGAGGAGGTCGTCCACCTGGAGGAACTCGACCGCGAGAACGGGAAGGCGGAAGACCCCTACAGGCTGGGCTAG
- a CDS encoding DUF5814 domain-containing protein gives MAITDKIYVKNHRQLASQLDTSIPKGAFKGATLDLLFQGEGLEKLDDASRERVLEFAQDFLDCDCDTNPYCGCPERKFMRYLLELRAEGLGPEAIVDVMSDDYMVYAYPGDVLSFLDDSVRTLEAIEALASVEDDDEAERAAAAKKRELSG, from the coding sequence GTGGCGATCACGGACAAGATCTACGTCAAGAACCACCGCCAACTCGCCTCGCAGCTCGACACCTCGATTCCGAAGGGGGCGTTCAAGGGGGCGACGCTCGATCTGCTCTTTCAGGGCGAGGGGTTGGAGAAACTCGACGACGCCTCCCGCGAGCGCGTCCTCGAGTTCGCACAGGACTTCCTCGACTGTGACTGTGATACCAACCCCTACTGTGGCTGCCCGGAACGGAAGTTCATGCGCTACCTCCTCGAACTGCGGGCGGAGGGTCTCGGTCCCGAGGCGATCGTCGACGTGATGAGCGACGACTACATGGTCTACGCCTATCCCGGTGACGTCCTCTCGTTTCTCGACGACTCGGTCAGGACTCTCGAAGCGATCGAGGCGCTCGCGAGCGTCGAGGACGACGACGAAGCCGAGCGGGCAGCGGCGGCGAAAAAGCGCGAACTCTCGGGCTAG
- a CDS encoding plastocyanin/azurin family copper-binding protein: MNGTALIGSITLLSGCLDGSGSGGDGGGGSDGGDSGENGGGSGGGGDDEGGDDGEAGNGGANGGETRTIRLGGATDGWQGQEPSDIADQTNPSLALQAGTTYELTWENLDGAEHELIIEDAEGTELEASDSSEEQGETVTLTFDAAEGMAAYYCEYHPEAMRGEITLE, from the coding sequence GTGAATGGAACCGCTCTGATCGGATCGATCACGCTCCTCTCGGGCTGTCTGGACGGCTCCGGGAGCGGCGGGGACGGCGGAGGTGGCTCGGACGGAGGCGACAGCGGGGAGAACGGCGGCGGTTCCGGTGGAGGCGGCGACGATGAAGGGGGCGACGACGGGGAAGCCGGAAACGGCGGAGCGAACGGCGGCGAGACACGGACGATCCGCCTGGGCGGGGCCACCGACGGCTGGCAGGGCCAGGAGCCGAGCGACATCGCGGATCAGACGAACCCCTCCCTCGCGCTCCAGGCCGGAACGACGTACGAACTCACCTGGGAGAACCTCGACGGCGCGGAACACGAACTCATCATCGAGGACGCCGAGGGCACCGAACTCGAGGCGTCGGACTCCTCGGAGGAGCAGGGCGAGACGGTCACGCTGACGTTCGACGCGGCCGAGGGGATGGCGGCCTACTACTGCGAGTACCACCCCGAGGCGATGCGCGGGGAGATCACCCTCGAATAG
- a CDS encoding phosphohydrolase: protein MPEITVSDSLYRQLENASEEGDFESALWEMTYLFQRGNDPSE from the coding sequence ATGCCAGAGATCACCGTCTCCGACTCGCTGTACCGTCAGCTCGAAAACGCCTCCGAGGAAGGGGATTTCGAGTCGGCGCTGTGGGAGATGACCTACCTGTTCCAGCGCGGTAACGACCCCTCGGAGTAG
- a CDS encoding Hsp20/alpha crystallin family protein, producing MAMRRHPFEEMDRMMEQMRRSMWEGWTDRPMLGGDRRDVNLGLDTDDEGYVLLADMPGFEKEEIDLRFDDGVVSIEASHERDEGDDTVARRHTRYVREQVRVGDVIAEESTASYRNGVLEVHLPTRGEAADEGSRIDID from the coding sequence ATGGCAATGCGACGACATCCCTTCGAGGAGATGGATCGAATGATGGAACAGATGCGCCGCTCGATGTGGGAGGGCTGGACCGACCGCCCGATGCTGGGCGGCGATCGGCGGGACGTCAACCTCGGTCTCGACACCGACGACGAGGGCTACGTTCTGCTGGCCGACATGCCGGGCTTCGAGAAGGAGGAGATCGACCTCCGGTTCGACGACGGGGTCGTCTCGATCGAGGCGTCCCACGAGCGCGACGAGGGCGACGACACCGTCGCCCGTCGACACACCCGCTACGTCCGCGAGCAGGTTCGGGTCGGCGACGTGATCGCCGAGGAAAGCACCGCGAGCTACCGCAACGGGGTCCTCGAAGTCCACCTCCCGACCCGCGGGGAGGCCGCGGACGAGGGATCGCGGATCGACATCGACTAG
- a CDS encoding M50 family metallopeptidase, with the protein MFKSFRIGSLFGIPIKLDVSFLLILPIFAWLIGAQIELLVDPLNAVFGTGLDAADLTTGYRPWILGLSAAIGLFVGVVLHELGHSLVAIRYGFPIDSITLWIFGGLAQLSDQPEDWKQEFLIAIAGPVVSVLVGIGSYLLLLVVPSGFDGVAFVFAYLALLNVALAGFNMLPAFPMDGGRVLRALLARNRPFARATQIAAEVGKLFALFMGLFGLLQLNIILIGIAFFIYIAASGEAQQTVMNAAFEGVRVDDIMTPGEEVDSVSPDTSIADLLERMFSERHTGYPVMDGGRLVGVVTLSDAREVDAVERDAFTVEDVMTTELETIAPDAEAIDALNRMQQRRIGRLLVVEGGDLAGLISRTDLMTALNIIRSSGSIETAKRAADEREPDRTGPVRDPEPDRRWE; encoded by the coding sequence ATGTTCAAGAGTTTCCGGATCGGCTCGCTTTTCGGAATCCCGATCAAGCTAGACGTCTCCTTTCTGTTGATCCTCCCGATCTTCGCGTGGCTGATCGGCGCCCAGATCGAACTGCTGGTCGACCCGCTGAACGCCGTCTTCGGGACGGGGCTGGACGCCGCGGATCTCACGACCGGCTACCGGCCGTGGATCCTCGGTCTCTCGGCGGCGATCGGTCTGTTCGTCGGCGTCGTCCTGCACGAACTCGGCCACTCGCTGGTCGCCATCCGCTACGGGTTCCCGATCGACTCGATCACGCTGTGGATCTTCGGGGGATTGGCCCAGCTCTCCGATCAGCCCGAGGACTGGAAACAGGAGTTCCTCATCGCCATCGCCGGACCCGTTGTCAGCGTCCTGGTCGGGATCGGATCGTATCTCCTCCTGTTGGTCGTTCCGTCGGGGTTCGACGGGGTCGCCTTCGTCTTCGCCTACCTCGCGCTGTTGAACGTCGCGCTCGCGGGCTTCAACATGCTGCCGGCGTTTCCGATGGACGGCGGGCGCGTCCTGCGGGCGCTGCTCGCGCGGAACCGCCCGTTCGCGCGCGCGACCCAGATCGCCGCCGAGGTCGGCAAGCTCTTCGCGCTCTTCATGGGGCTGTTCGGACTGCTACAGCTCAACATCATCCTCATCGGGATCGCCTTCTTCATCTACATCGCCGCCTCGGGCGAGGCCCAACAGACGGTGATGAACGCCGCCTTCGAGGGGGTCCGTGTCGACGACATCATGACCCCCGGCGAGGAGGTCGACAGCGTCTCGCCCGACACCTCGATCGCCGACCTCCTCGAACGGATGTTCTCCGAACGCCACACCGGCTACCCGGTGATGGACGGGGGCCGACTCGTCGGGGTCGTCACTCTGTCCGACGCCCGCGAGGTCGACGCCGTCGAGCGCGACGCGTTCACCGTCGAGGACGTGATGACCACCGAACTGGAGACGATCGCGCCCGACGCGGAGGCGATAGACGCCCTCAACCGGATGCAGCAACGGCGGATCGGGCGGCTGCTCGTCGTCGAGGGCGGCGACCTCGCCGGGCTGATCTCCCGAACCGACCTGATGACCGCGCTCAACATCATCCGATCGAGCGGCTCGATCGAGACCGCCAAACGGGCCGCCGACGAGCGCGAACCCGACCGGACGGGACCCGTCCGGGACCCCGAGCCCGATCGCCGCTGGGAGTAA
- a CDS encoding universal stress protein — MATGAASGDATANGTYRLVVAVGDPGYAAQLVRTAVDIARANDGEVMVITAVHKPHDSPFSVFSDERIRTEFAGDRREILDNALAVADGTVPVDGRVVVGTDVGRAIRSAVEELDADALLVGWHGRPRRDETVLGSTIDDLLRRASCDVLVERIGPTADGVDRVLLPVASGPHLPLAAAVAGAIADANDATVVVLSVIAPDATEAEREAARGHIEEATDLLAVPTETELREASGVADAIVEAASECDLVVFGATRRGVVRRRLVGSVPQAVGRRSDRTVIVTRRRLDPSILDRLAGRLWNR; from the coding sequence ATGGCGACCGGCGCAGCGTCGGGCGACGCGACGGCGAACGGTACGTACCGGCTGGTCGTCGCCGTCGGCGATCCGGGCTACGCCGCGCAACTGGTCCGAACCGCCGTCGACATCGCGCGGGCCAACGATGGCGAGGTGATGGTCATCACCGCCGTCCACAAACCCCACGACTCGCCGTTCTCGGTCTTCTCCGACGAGCGGATCAGAACGGAGTTCGCCGGCGACCGCCGCGAGATACTCGACAACGCGCTCGCGGTCGCCGACGGGACCGTCCCGGTCGACGGACGCGTCGTCGTCGGGACCGACGTCGGCCGGGCGATCCGCTCGGCGGTCGAGGAGCTAGACGCCGACGCGTTGCTCGTCGGCTGGCACGGCCGGCCCCGACGGGACGAGACCGTCCTCGGGTCGACCATCGACGACCTCCTGCGCCGGGCCTCCTGTGACGTGCTGGTCGAGCGGATCGGCCCCACCGCGGACGGCGTCGACCGGGTGCTGTTGCCGGTCGCGAGCGGTCCACACCTCCCGCTTGCGGCGGCCGTCGCGGGGGCGATCGCCGACGCGAACGACGCCACGGTGGTCGTGCTGTCCGTGATCGCTCCCGACGCGACCGAAGCGGAACGGGAGGCCGCCCGGGGTCACATCGAGGAGGCGACCGATCTGCTGGCGGTTCCGACGGAGACCGAACTCAGGGAAGCGAGCGGGGTCGCCGACGCCATCGTCGAGGCCGCGAGCGAGTGCGACCTCGTCGTGTTCGGGGCGACCCGACGCGGGGTGGTGCGCCGTCGGCTCGTCGGCTCGGTTCCGCAGGCGGTCGGCCGTCGTTCGGATCGGACCGTGATCGTGACCCGACGCCGACTCGATCCGTCGATCCTCGATCGGCTGGCCGGTCGACTGTGGAACCGATGA
- a CDS encoding cupin domain-containing protein, whose amino-acid sequence MTLDPVVRRGNEVEYEPVEAADGLEKGVLIDESDGAPTFALRRFALAPGAEVPKHENEVEHEQYVLEGEYVVGVGDQEYAVSAGDSLLIPAGVVHWYRNEGSDPGAFLCAVPNGDDTISLVE is encoded by the coding sequence ATGACGCTGGATCCGGTCGTCCGCCGTGGGAACGAGGTCGAGTACGAACCCGTCGAGGCCGCCGACGGGCTCGAAAAGGGCGTGCTGATCGACGAGAGCGACGGCGCGCCGACCTTCGCGCTGCGGCGATTCGCCCTCGCGCCCGGCGCCGAGGTGCCGAAACACGAAAACGAGGTCGAGCACGAACAGTACGTCCTCGAAGGCGAGTACGTGGTCGGTGTCGGGGACCAGGAGTACGCCGTTTCGGCCGGCGATTCGCTGTTGATTCCGGCCGGCGTCGTTCACTGGTACAGAAACGAGGGGAGCGATCCGGGCGCGTTCCTGTGTGCGGTTCCGAACGGCGACGATACGATCTCGCTCGTGGAGTGA
- a CDS encoding DEAD/DEAH box helicase, translating to MSTQRQRVGTLFLHGTGDDYLAVPIRDDERLFQAVLELKETNAGPRPGKFRIKRDSTQEPRSPEEFVEFARGADRIRISEQTSREGRAELREMLSGYQLDARVVRTCRLCASAGRYSPLTGETAIETGREQVCPDCAFRELERELSYAGGVTGAAEDRLKELLLEVQDLERITNLLSGQLDPDLTKFDEISATTDEVDPVPVDSLDLHPKLQGLLEGRFDDLLPVQSLAVENGLFDGEDQLVVSATATGKTLVGEMTGIDRVLKGEGKMLFLVPLVALANQKHEDFLDTYGGLVDVTLRVGASRVRDDGNRFDPGADVIVGTYEGIDHALRTGRDLGDIGTVVIDEVHTLKEGERGHRLDGLIARLKDYCEQRAARAQRGSRNGYSGAQWIYLSATVGNPEWLGRKLEARLIEFEERPIPIERHLTFADGAEKPRIENRLVKREFDRKSSKGYRGQTIVFTNSRRRCHEISRKLEYDAAPYHAGLDYGRRKKVERMFAEQELSAVVTTAALAAGVDFPASQVIFDSLAMGIEWLSVQEFHQMLGRAGRPDYHDRGTVYLLVEPDCSYHSSMEGTEDEVAFTLLKDEMEPVRTDHDESAAVEETLANVTVGGKRAKALNDRMIGEIPTTHAIGKLLEYDFIDGFEPTPLGRAVTRHFLAPDEAFKILDGIRKGNDPLDIVAEMELYGDERQ from the coding sequence GTGTCAACGCAGCGCCAGCGGGTCGGGACGCTCTTTCTCCACGGGACCGGCGACGACTACCTCGCCGTCCCGATCCGGGACGACGAACGCCTGTTCCAGGCCGTCCTCGAACTCAAGGAGACGAACGCGGGCCCGCGTCCGGGGAAGTTCCGCATCAAGCGCGACTCGACCCAGGAGCCACGCAGTCCCGAGGAGTTCGTCGAGTTCGCGCGCGGGGCCGACCGGATCCGCATCTCCGAGCAGACCTCGCGGGAGGGCCGCGCCGAACTCCGCGAGATGCTCTCGGGCTACCAGCTCGACGCCCGTGTCGTGCGCACCTGCCGGCTGTGTGCCTCGGCGGGGCGGTACTCGCCGCTGACGGGAGAGACGGCGATCGAGACCGGGCGCGAGCAGGTCTGTCCCGACTGTGCGTTCCGCGAACTCGAACGCGAACTCTCGTACGCGGGCGGGGTGACGGGCGCGGCCGAGGACCGGCTGAAAGAACTGCTCCTCGAGGTCCAGGACCTCGAACGGATCACGAACCTGCTTTCGGGCCAGCTCGATCCCGACCTCACGAAGTTCGACGAGATCAGCGCGACGACGGACGAGGTCGACCCCGTCCCCGTCGACTCGCTCGACCTGCACCCGAAGCTACAGGGTCTGCTGGAGGGACGGTTCGACGACCTGCTGCCGGTCCAGAGCCTCGCCGTCGAGAACGGGCTGTTCGACGGCGAGGATCAGCTCGTCGTCTCGGCGACGGCAACGGGGAAAACCCTCGTCGGGGAGATGACCGGAATCGACCGCGTACTGAAGGGCGAGGGAAAGATGCTCTTTCTCGTTCCCCTGGTAGCGCTCGCCAACCAGAAACACGAGGACTTTCTCGATACCTACGGCGGTCTGGTCGACGTCACCCTCCGGGTGGGCGCGAGCCGCGTTCGTGACGACGGCAACCGCTTCGACCCGGGCGCGGACGTGATCGTCGGCACCTACGAGGGGATCGACCACGCCCTGCGAACGGGCAGGGATCTGGGCGACATCGGCACGGTCGTCATCGACGAGGTCCACACGCTGAAGGAGGGCGAGCGGGGCCACCGCCTCGACGGGCTGATCGCCCGGCTGAAGGACTACTGCGAGCAGCGCGCGGCTCGTGCGCAGCGAGGCTCGCGAAACGGTTACTCGGGTGCCCAGTGGATCTACCTCTCGGCGACCGTCGGCAACCCCGAGTGGCTCGGCCGGAAGCTCGAGGCCCGACTGATCGAGTTCGAGGAGCGTCCCATCCCGATCGAGCGCCACCTCACGTTCGCCGACGGGGCGGAGAAGCCCCGGATCGAGAACCGCCTCGTGAAACGGGAGTTCGACCGGAAGTCCTCGAAGGGGTATCGCGGCCAGACGATCGTCTTCACCAACTCCCGGCGGCGGTGTCACGAAATAAGTAGAAAGTTGGAGTACGACGCCGCGCCCTATCACGCCGGTCTCGATTACGGCCGTCGAAAGAAGGTCGAGCGGATGTTCGCCGAACAGGAGCTCTCGGCGGTCGTGACGACGGCGGCGCTCGCCGCCGGGGTGGACTTCCCCGCCTCGCAGGTGATCTTCGACTCGCTGGCGATGGGCATCGAGTGGCTCTCGGTCCAGGAGTTCCACCAGATGCTCGGGCGGGCGGGCCGGCCCGACTACCACGACCGCGGGACGGTCTACCTGCTGGTCGAACCCGACTGTTCGTATCACTCGAGCATGGAGGGGACCGAGGACGAGGTCGCCTTCACGCTGCTGAAAGACGAGATGGAGCCGGTTCGGACGGACCACGACGAGTCGGCGGCGGTCGAGGAGACCCTGGCGAATGTCACCGTCGGGGGCAAGCGCGCGAAGGCGCTCAACGACAGGATGATCGGCGAGATTCCGACGACGCACGCGATCGGCAAGCTGCTGGAGTACGACTTCATCGACGGGTTCGAGCCCACCCCCCTGGGACGGGCCGTGACGCGGCACTTCCTCGCGCCCGACGAGGCGTTCAAGATCCTCGACGGGATCCGAAAGGGGAACGATCCCCTCGACATCGTCGCGGAGATGGAGTTATACGGGGACGAACGCCAGTGA
- a CDS encoding pro-sigmaK processing inhibitor BofA family protein yields MVTGLEVAVLAAVVVLLLGSYRVIHTVRPFIVNAVVGLVALILASVFGFGVEITPIVLLIVAIGGVPGAVLVVLLAYLGIAFTPISLAFVPV; encoded by the coding sequence ATGGTTACCGGTCTGGAAGTCGCCGTCCTCGCCGCGGTCGTCGTCCTCCTCCTCGGCTCGTACCGCGTGATCCACACCGTCCGTCCGTTCATCGTCAACGCGGTCGTCGGTCTCGTCGCCCTGATCCTTGCGTCTGTGTTCGGCTTCGGCGTCGAGATCACCCCGATCGTCCTGTTGATCGTCGCGATCGGCGGGGTTCCGGGGGCGGTGCTCGTCGTGTTGCTCGCGTATCTGGGCATCGCCTTCACGCCGATCTCACTGGCGTTCGTCCCCGTATAA
- a CDS encoding HalOD1 output domain-containing protein, producing MSTTVVLALCDVAGIDPTDFQLYTYVDPESLDALFSPLDDAGDERGRVEIAALGYRISIYSSGEIEIRPTGPETPRTSD from the coding sequence CTGTCGACGACGGTAGTGCTTGCCCTCTGTGACGTCGCGGGGATCGATCCGACAGACTTTCAACTGTACACCTACGTCGATCCGGAGTCGCTGGACGCGTTGTTCTCGCCGCTCGACGACGCCGGCGACGAGCGCGGCCGCGTCGAGATCGCCGCCCTCGGCTACCGGATTTCGATCTACAGTTCCGGCGAGATCGAGATCCGACCGACGGGACCGGAGACGCCGCGGACGTCCGACTGA
- a CDS encoding DUF420 domain-containing protein, with the protein MATADVQRRAKDRPLAAALVLTALGYALVVGTFAGVVPLYPDIGEPGVDLLSHAIAVVNTTATISLVLGWYWIRRDEVDSHRSAMVLSFVLIVLFLLLYLPKVGGGGEKHFVLATGYDWVPLWGWIEPAYLIMLAIHIVLSVLAVPLVLYAIVLGLTHTPSELAGTRHATVGRLAAGTWILSLSLGVVTYVMLNHLYAAEFVPA; encoded by the coding sequence ATGGCAACGGCAGACGTACAGCGACGGGCGAAGGACCGTCCGCTGGCGGCGGCACTCGTTCTGACGGCGCTTGGCTACGCGCTCGTCGTCGGGACGTTCGCCGGCGTCGTCCCGCTGTACCCCGATATCGGCGAACCGGGCGTCGATCTGCTCTCGCACGCGATCGCGGTCGTCAACACGACTGCGACGATATCGCTCGTACTGGGATGGTACTGGATCCGAAGGGACGAGGTCGACAGCCACAGGAGCGCGATGGTGCTGTCGTTCGTCCTGATCGTGTTGTTCCTCCTGCTCTATCTCCCGAAGGTCGGTGGCGGCGGGGAGAAACACTTCGTCCTCGCCACGGGATACGACTGGGTGCCGCTGTGGGGCTGGATCGAACCCGCGTACCTGATCATGCTCGCGATCCACATCGTCCTCTCGGTGCTCGCGGTGCCGCTCGTACTGTACGCGATCGTCCTCGGGTTGACACACACGCCGAGCGAACTCGCCGGGACGCGCCACGCGACGGTGGGACGGCTCGCCGCCGGGACGTGGATCCTCAGTTTGTCCCTCGGCGTCGTCACCTACGTCATGCTCAACCACCTCTACGCCGCGGAGTTCGTCCCGGCCTAA
- a CDS encoding HalOD1 output domain-containing protein: MSISSLDGASVVYTARPPEREELATAVVEAIAVAEGVDPIDLDVRIGDVVDPDALNALFGSAMDRSGRFVFRLAGYLVRLSANREITLYRA, from the coding sequence ATGAGCATCAGTTCGCTCGATGGGGCGTCGGTCGTATACACCGCGCGGCCGCCCGAACGCGAGGAACTCGCGACGGCAGTGGTCGAAGCCATCGCCGTCGCCGAAGGGGTCGACCCGATCGACCTCGACGTGCGGATCGGTGACGTCGTCGACCCGGACGCCCTGAACGCGCTGTTCGGATCGGCCATGGATCGGTCGGGGCGGTTCGTCTTCCGGTTGGCGGGGTATCTCGTCCGCCTGTCCGCGAACCGGGAGATCACGCTCTACCGCGCGTAG